The proteins below come from a single Ptychodera flava strain L36383 chromosome 6, AS_Pfla_20210202, whole genome shotgun sequence genomic window:
- the LOC139134341 gene encoding carbohydrate sulfotransferase 9-like, which yields MACKRTHVYLLLLLCVTLPVSWIFSRLLVSGDVKNLYNAWKICNISLSPMDTRMIESRDRQNGLVVLPSHMKDKDKADINEKRKHVLQKLCHAIGRKNSGRGIILYNDQYKLLYCSVPKVACTSWRRVWLVLMGLEKSTNGIHHSVVHGKYGRFYPSLNKLNNREKVKRTESYLKFMFVRHPFARLLSAYRNKFEVFEQRTSRAFLPKYGPQIIPGYRFNSSLSMRLSGEKTGIQFKDFVRYVINTTDSAQFDGHWRPMDQLCSVCSINYDIIGKFENLAEDVQYVLRRASVDRLVSFPLTDTHVTNSSNIETLKRYYSTLSTEEIVKLYRLYENDFQLFGYPFPEEFLLWSYSS from the exons ATGGCATGTAAGAGGACACATGTGTATTTACTGCTGCTCCTTTGTGTAACTCTGCCGGTATCTTGGATTTTCAGTCGTCTGTTGGTCTCAGGAG ATGTGAAGAATCTTTACAATGCATGGAAGATTTGTAATATATCTCTGTCACCAATGGATACAAGAATGATAGAATCACGTGACCGACAGAACGGACTCGTAGTTCTTCCTTCACACATG AAAGACAAAGACAAAGCGGATATCAACGAGAAACGGAAACATGTTCTGCAAAAACTGTGCCATGCTATTGGAAGGAAGAACTCAGGGCGTGGGATTATCCTGTATAACGACCAGTACAAGCTATTGTATTGTTCGGTCCCAAAGGTGGCGTGTACAAGTTGGCGAAGGGTATGGTTAGTACTGATGGGTCTCGAGAAGTCCACAAACGGTATCCATCACAGCGTTGTCCATGGAAAATACGGTCGCTTCTATCCCTCTCTAAATAAACTAAACAACAGAGAGAAAGTAAAACGAACTGAAAGCTATCTCAAATTCATGTTTGTCCGTCATCCCTTTGCGCGTCTGCTGTCGGCCTATCGCAACAAATTTGAAGTTTTTGAGCAAAGGACGAGTCGGGCTTTCTTGCCTAAATATGGTCCTCAGATTATACCCGGTTATCGATTCAATTCGAGCCTCTCAATGAGACTGAGTGGTGAGAAGACCGGCATACAATTCAAGGACTTTGTCCGCTATGTCATCAACACAACCGATTCTGCACAATTCGATGGACATTGGCGACCCATGGACCAGCTCTGCTCCGTTTGCAGCATAAACTACGACATCATTGGCAAATTCGAGAACCTGGCAGAGGACGTTCAGTATGTCCTGAGAAGAGCCAGCGTCGATCGTTTAGTTAGCTTTCCACTCACCGACACTCATGTGACTAACAGTTCGAACATTGAAACTCTCAAAAGATACTATTCTACGCTGTCTACCGAGGAGATAGTAAAGCTATACAGACTGTATGAAAACGATTTTCAATTGTTCGGCTACCCTTTCCCTGAAGAGTTCTTACTCTGGTCTTATTCGTCGTAA
- the LOC139135621 gene encoding uncharacterized protein — MKDGVFTVTSPPSEDHLYCKTDVDEVSSVCVATQTEITGSHLLQIKEENLLLKQKIHKLETVLNDTETLRRDLTVESILKDDKSCMKYTGIKSRSQLTDVFDIVSATTASGKTIRYWRGKSSVREMNNDGQHNERSTYKKPGRNRKLRPFQEFLITLLRLRQGLSLFIWLICSVHQPPVYPRFLLLGLLL, encoded by the exons ATGAAAG ATGGAGTCTTTACTGTCACCAGCCCACCCAGTGAAGATCACTTATATTGCAAAACTGATGTGGATGAAGTTTCCAGTGTATGTGTTGCTACTCAAACAGAAATCACAG GGTCACATCTATTACAAATTAAAGAAGAAAATTTGCttttaaaacagaagattcatAAATTGGAGACTGTTCTAAATGACACTGAAACACTACGGCGAGACTTGACTGTTGAAAGTATTCTTAAAGATGATAAGAGCTGTATGAAATACACAG GTATAAAATCAAGGAGCCAACTTACTGATGTATTTGACATTGTGTCAGCAACAACAGCTAGTGGTAAAACCATCAGATACTGGCGTGGAAAATCTAGTGTCAG AGAAATGAATAATGATGGACAACATAATGAGAGATCCACCTATAAAAAACCAGGAAGGAATAGGAAGCTTCGCCCTTTTCAAGAGTTCCTAATCACACTTTTAAGGCTTCGACAGGGACTGTCATTATTTATTTGGCTGATATGTTCAGTACATCAGCCACCCGTGTATCCCAGATTTTTATTACTTGGATTACTGTTATGA
- the LOC139135620 gene encoding uncharacterized protein, producing the protein MSSSCECPADDQACKHVAALLFGLWSFTDRHQDRHTLVGTDIACTWDCPKKAATPQLLDDIDVRTNRSTPLIKPILAMYQPVIDMPDDLEKRWKHASSEDSLAIRYLSGSSSSDSDTDEEMPTFLELCKKHNTGGLESLLSEFTQSTCDKMRKIPGVKL; encoded by the exons ATGTCATCATCTTGTGAGTGCCCTGC gGATGATCAAGCATGTAAGCATGTAGCAGCACTATTGTTTGGATTGTGGTCGTTTACTGACAGACATCAGGATCGACACACTCTTGTTGGCACTGACATAGCATGTACATGGGATTGTCCTAAGAAGGCAGCAACCCCACAGCTCCTTGATGATATTGATGTACGAACAAATAGGTCAACTCCACTCATAAAACCAATACTTGCTATGTATCAGCCAGTAATTGACAtgccagatgatttagaaaaaag gTGGAAACATGCTTCAAGTGAAGATTCACTTGCAATCCGGTATCTGTCTGGCAGTTCGAGCAGTGATTCAGATACAGATgaggaaatgcctacattctTAGAACTTTGCAAAAAACATAACACTGGTGGACTGGAGTCTCTTTTATCAGAATTTACACAGAGTACTTGTgataaaatgaggaaaataccAGGGGTCAAGCTATGA